From Candidatus Zixiibacteriota bacterium:
ATCCTTTCTCTTATGAAAGTGCCAATATTTGCGGCAAAAGCCCGGATATTGAAATATTGTTGCACCGATTTTTGTGCATTTTCCCCCATTCTTCTTAGTTCGCTAGGGTTATTTTGGAGAAAAAGAATCTTCTCGCGCAAGTCCGATGCATCACCAGGTGTAACTAAGATTCCGTTTTCCATATTCTTTAGATAATCTTTGGTACCCCAGCAATCTGTGGCTACTACCGTTTTACTAAGTGCCATCGCCTGAAGCAAAACAAGTTGACCAGACGAAAATTCAGGAACCTTTAGTGGGATAATTACGAACAGTGCGTTATGTAGTCCTTGTAGAAATTCTTTGAGCGGTGTATCTACGCATACTTCCAGGTTAGATTCCTTGTCAACTTTTGTCAAGATATTATAATCACGGCTGCAATAAATTTTCACCTTCATTTCTAGTCCTTTTGTCGCTTTTTGCACTAGTTCGTAATCCCTATTGCTCTTACCAGCGCTTGCTACATATAGTTCTTTTCCATTTTCCTGTAAATCAATTTTGGGAAGCTCTATACCATAAGGAACGAATTTTATTTTCTTTCTGTCCAGACCAAATAAATTAGCATAATAATCAGCTTCATCTCTTGAATGACATATAATTCCATCAATTTTTCTAATGCATACCTTATAAAACCAAAAACGGAGGGCAGTGATAATCTTACTTTTTCTCGGTCTAAAAATGAACGTTACCACGAATAACTTTGGCTTGGTCCGGAAGAATATAAGTTTTAGAAACCCCATGAATAAACCAACGACACCACTCCAGCAAATCACTATATCATATCGCCGCCCTTTTGCAAAACCTCTGATGGCAAAGAGTAGAAATGGCATCCAGACTTGAACAACCTTATAAAAAAAAGTTCGACCATAATTAAGATGAAATGGGGAAGTTTTCATCTTGATGATGTGAATTTCCGGCACCTTCAAGGAAAGCTCATCAAAAAATTCTGAAGAGAATCTTTTATGTTCTGTATCAAGAAACAAAACCTTATGCATTAACAATCCCCTTATTTTTTCTGAGCTCAATTGAGATATAGATCTTTTACAGCAAAATAAATATCTTGAGCCATTTTCTCTTCGTTATAGAGCAACTCAACCGATTTTCTGGCATTTATTCCTAATCTTTCTGTCTCGTTTGGATTATTTAAAAGGAACTCAATTTTTTCTCTTAAATCAGAGGGGTTAGCCAATTCGTAAAATAAAGCATTCTT
This genomic window contains:
- a CDS encoding glycosyltransferase family 4 protein produces the protein MHKVLFLDTEHKRFSSEFFDELSLKVPEIHIIKMKTSPFHLNYGRTFFYKVVQVWMPFLLFAIRGFAKGRRYDIVICWSGVVGLFMGFLKLIFFRTKPKLFVVTFIFRPRKSKIITALRFWFYKVCIRKIDGIICHSRDEADYYANLFGLDRKKIKFVPYGIELPKIDLQENGKELYVASAGKSNRDYELVQKATKGLEMKVKIYCSRDYNILTKVDKESNLEVCVDTPLKEFLQGLHNALFVIIPLKVPEFSSGQLVLLQAMALSKTVVATDCWGTKDYLKNMENGILVTPGDASDLREKILFLQNNPSELRRMGENAQKSVQQYFNIRAFAANIGTFIRERMC